CCAGACGGAAGCTGAACGGATTAATGTCAATGGTAGTCAGGTCAATATTTCCACCCGGATTCTGAACGTTAGCGCTAATATTGATTTGGTCCACGCCTGCCGGTAAAGCCGGATAGCGGAACATGGCATTTTTGACTTGCATATCAATATTGAATGAAGGAACGGTGTCTCCTTGCAGGATACCTTTGGCTGTTGCGGTAAGGGTGGCGGTTCCGTCTGTTTTCAGGCTGGAGAACTCAGTCGCATAGATAGCAGGAATCAACGAAAGAATTTCCTTGAAACCGATATCATTCGTATTGAGTTTCAAATCCATGTCGATAGCCGGGTCTTTCAAGGCTACCCAGCCGTCGATGCCGGCTTGGATGGCGTTAAGACGAATCGTATTATCCTTTAATGTGTATTTGTTGTTGGCGAGGTCGGCATCTACATCCATCTTTGCGGAGATATTGGCATTTGCCAGGAAAGGAATCCCGTTCATCTTGTAAGTCAGGGATTTAGTTTCCGCTTCCAGTTTCAGGGTAGTACGTTCACTTCCTAAGTCTCCTGCGCAGATAGCGTTGAAGTCGCGGATATCAGCATACATTTTCCCTTGTTGGTCATCATAGACCAGATTCATGTTTTTGATGACGAAACGTTGTAGCTTCACTTTGAAAGGAGAAGATTCTTCTTCCTCAACGGCTGGTGTTTCGTCGGTTGCGGTCGTGTCCGGTTTCATGATGTCCCAGTTGACCTGACCGTCTGGCAATACAATGGCGTGCAGCTTGGTGTCTTCAATGAAGATTTTAGAAATATCATAGCCGCTATCTCCGAAAAGTGAGAATAGATTAATGGCGGCAGTAACTTCTCCGGCTTGTACAAGGGTATCGTTTGCGAATTCTCCTGTACCTTTCAGCCAGAAATCTTCGAGAGTGACAGAAGCCTGCGGGAAGTTACGGAACAGGCTAATGTTGAGTTTCTTAAAGTCAAATTGAGCGTTGAGCATCTTGTTGCCTTCTGTCTTTACGATATCGGCTATCTTACCCTGGAAGGCGAAAGGAAGAAGGAGCATCAGAATGATAATTACTCCTACGGTGATAGCTGCGATTTTCAAACCTTTTTTCATTTGCTTCTATTTTAAGAGTCTGATTATATGCAAGGAACAAAACTAATAAAACTTTTTGATAATAAGGGATAAAAGAGTTTTTTTTAGGGTTTCTTATTTTTAAATTAGCAGAATCAAAAGTACGGGATTGTATTTGGGACGGTTGAGGATAGAGAGTAGGGGATGATAACTTAATCTGTAAATATATTTGCGTGTAGCTCTCCAAAGTAGACAATGGCTTTCCAAGGCGTTGTAAGTGGGGGATTCGTTCCTCGGTGAGCAACGACCTTTTCCTCGGTGGGGAACGGGGCTTTCCTCGGTGAGGAACGATGTGTTGGTCGGTGAGGAAGAAAACGGTCGGTTTCCGTCTTTTTCATTTATATAGATTTATTACTTTCTCTTTTTCTTCAGTTCCTCTGCGATTCTCCATTGTAACGCAGCTTCCACTTCCTTTCCTGCTTTCAGCAAAGCATCACCGAATAGTTCATGTGCACCGGCATGCTCCGGCTTCAGGCTTGTCGCTTTATCCAGGTCGGCAATGGCCCCTTCCGTATCTTCCGTTTTTAGTCGAAGTTTTCCTCGGTTATAAATAGCTTTGAAGTTTGCTGGATGAAGATTTACAGCCGTATTGAAACAGTTCTCCGCATCAAAATATTCTTTGTTGTTAAAGAGCGTGATTCCTTTTCGTATCCAGGCATCCACGTAGTTCGGGTCGAGACTGAGCGCCTTGTCATAGTTGGCAAGGGCGGCACGTGCGTCGTGTGCCTGAGTGATACACTCATTTCCCATTAACAGATACTCATGTGCGTATTGGCGCAGACGTTCCTGCTGTTCCTTCATCTGTTCCTTGAGCTTTTTATTCTGTTCTTTCAAGGTGTTGATGACACCGAGTTTCCGGCGGATGAAGCGGCGGGGGACAGGTTTTTCTATATCATAGCGGGAATGAATGGCACGGAAAAATTGTTCCAGACACTCTTCCATGTCTCCTTTGTCGAAAGCACGTGCGGCTGTGGCATATTGTACATCTGCCTGTGCCTGTTTCAATGCCTTGTCAATGGCTTGCCGGTTATTGAAACGCCCCGCAAAGTTTACAATCTCGGGACGGACGAAAACATCTGCCCTGTTAATCGGCTTTTTGAGCTGGATACCATCCAGTGAGGTGCAGCGGCTAAGTGCGACATACGCTTGTCCACCGGCGAATACTCCGCCTGTGAAGTCGATGACTACCCGGCTGAAAGTCAATCCCTGGCTTTTATGAACGGTAATCGCCCATGCCAGACGAATGGGATATTGGGTGAAGCTGCCTAATACTTCTTCTTCTATCTCTTTCGTCTTTTCGTTGTAGCGATAGCGGATATTGCGCCATGAATCCCGTTTCACGTCACATTCTTTTCCGTCGTCAGTGATAACGTATATCGTTTCTTCTTCCTCATCAATGCCGGCAATGACACCAATCGTACCATTCACCCAACGACGGTCAAAGTCATTCTTGATAAAGATAATCTGTGCGCCGGGCTTTAGTACAAGCTCTTGTGAGGTAGGCAAACTACTTTCGGGAAAGTCTCCTTCGATTACTCCTTCAAAAGTAATCGGTTCTCCCGGAAGTTCGGCCAGTTTCTTCTCATTGATTGAATCTACCGTATCCCTTCGGGTAGCAAGCGTGATATACATATCCGCTTCCGATTCTTCAATCTGACTTCCATATCGGGTATTCAACAGTTGCAAATCCGCAGCTCCGGCAGTATTAGTACGAATGTGGTCAAGGACACCGACAAAAACAGGGTCAGTCTGCCGATAAACCTTTTGTAGTTCGATAGACACCAAATCTATCTGACCGAATACCCGTGCAGAGAAAAAGTAGGGAGTAGGGTAGAATCGATTCAATATTTCCCGCTCATCGTTCTTCACGACAGGTTCCAACTGGAAGACATCGCCTACCAATAACAACTGTTTTCCACCGAAAGGCTCACGTAAGTTATGGGAATATACGCGCAGGATACGGTCGATGGCATCAATAATATCCGCCCGCACCATTGAAATCTCGTCAATAATCACCAGTTCTATCTGTTCCAGTAACTTCCGGTGCGGTTTGGTATATTTGAAAAACTCATGGATGCGTCCCCGTTGCAGGCTGAGGTTCGGGTCGTCCGGCAATAACGGATAGAAAGGAAGTTTGAAGAAACTATGCATCGTGCTTCCCCCGGCATTGATTGCGGCAATACCCGTCGGAGCAAGTACGACATGTTTCTTTTTCGTATTCTCGCAGACGTAACGCAGGAATGTAGATTTCCCTGTCCCTGCCTTTCCGGTTAGAAAGACCGACTGGCGTGTATATTGAATCAAGTTCAGGGCATCCTGAAACTCAGCGTTGTTAGTGTCTACGCTCATTCTTGTAAGTATAGTAAATCCTTTTTATTCAATGATTCCGAAATGTTTCATCGCTTTGCTGATTCCATCCTCGTCGATGGGAGCCGTCACGTAATCGGCGGCGGCCTTTACGTCATCCTTTGCCTGTCCCATAGCTACTCCGATAGCGGCATGGCGAAGCATACTGATGTCGTTTCCACCATCTCCGAATGACATCGTATCTTCCAACTTAATATCAAAGTAACGGATGATTTCATCAATCCCCTTTTGCTTTGTATCTCCTTTGGCTGTCACGTCGGCAAAAGACGGATACCAGCGACCTATCTCACAAGTCGGGATAGACGGGCGGATTTCCTTTTCTTCTTCCTCTGTGATAAAAGGTGTCATTTGTATAATCTCTTTGCTGGTCGCTTCTTCAAAAGAAACGGTAGGGATAACATTCACATGCAGGAAATCATAGAATATCTTTTTCACCATTTCGTCAGGCTGGCAAACGGATATGTTATGTTCCTCTACAAAGATACAAGGCACTCCTTTCTTTTCGCAGAAAGCTGCCATTGCTTTCACCTCTTCTTGGGGGATGGCACTTTTATAAATAACTTGCTCTCCGACAAAACAATACGCTCCGTTCATGGTTATGTATCCATCTATGAGATTCCGGTCTTGTAGTTCGGAAAGGTTGTTGATAATAGCTTTCGGGCGTCCGGTAGCGATAAATATTTTGTGCCCTTTTGCATGGGCGGCTTCCAATGCCTCAATGGTAGAAGACGGGATGCGGTGAGTCTCAAAACTGACCAGCGTTCCGTCTATATCAAAAAATAATGCTTTCGTCATAGGTTCCCTTTTGAATTGAATACAAAAGTACTACTTTTCTGTGTAAATCACAATTAGGGGATTTCTCTTATACTTTTTTAGTCTTACACATACAGAAGAGGTAATTCTTCTTTTCTCCTACGGTCGCCTGAATGATAGAACTAATATTATTCTTCAAACGAATTTTCCTTGTATTTCTCCCCATAAAGTTGCTGATATTCTTTTTGGAAGCGCTCATAAACGCTTTGTGCATATACTTTCTGTCCAAGTTTTTTAAGTGCCTTAATTTTGAACACCAGTGCGGTTTCGCTCATTCCGTCGAATGAGAAAAGTATATCAGCCAGTACAATCACCTTTCTGGGTTCATTATTCGTTTCTACGATAGGAAGCAGCTTCTCTATGATACGGATAAAAAGCTCATCATGATTTATCTTGATATAACCAAACCACTCGTAGTGTACAAAAGTTGGCAATAAAGTACCTCGTTGTAGCAAGCCGGTAAGCTGTTTCACTTCTTTTTCTTGAGGTGAAGCAACCTGCTGCAGCGTTTTTGCTATACTCAAGGCTTTGAGATAATCACAATAAAAATTATCTCCATACACTATCTTCCATTTGTCGTTTGAGAAAACAAGTTCCACCCCTTCCAAGTCAGTTAGGATATTTCGTAGATGATTAATTGTGACATTACGTATGTTTTTGGCGGAGGTTGTCGTTTTTTCCGGCCAGAGTTGAGCGGACAGCTTGTTAGTACTAATACCCTCCTGACCGTCGTACGAATGAAGCAGTGCCAGAACAAACATTTGCTTAATTTTAGGTCCAAAGCGGTAAGCAATCTCATTACCCTTGGCATCGAACACTTGGAAATCTCCAAACAAATAGATGGCATTGATTTTTATTGGAGTACTGACCGGTGCATCTATTGGTAATTGGGAAGCACTGCTAGCATTTACCTTATCGGCAGATGCCTCATCTTCAGGAATGCTCTGTACTACTACCTCTTTTTTATTTCCTCTTTTTATATAATAGTAGCCCACACTAAGAATCAGAAAGAAGGCAATTCCTCCGATAATGCAATAAAGGTAAGCCCGGCTGGTATCATTATCATCGTCTGCATTCCATTTTTTAAGCTCCTGATAAGTAATAGGAGGAGCGTTCAACTTATAGACACTAATCTTCGCTTTTGGATTATTATCTTCGCTATACCGGATGATGGCATATAATTCATTGTCTTTCGGATTATTAAACAGGTATGCCGTTGACAGAATACAGTTCGTTTGAAAAACGATTTCGTTGGAGACAATGGCATGTTCCCCTGTCTTCACGTCAAATCGGTGCAAAGAGGCATTCGTTGTTTTCCGGTCTATACACAAAAGATAGATACACCCCTTTTTACTGTCGAACACAAGCCCGCGGGTCGGAATAAAGTAATTGTCGGGAAACGCTCTGCTCCACAACTTTTTGACGATATGCTTGGAAGTATCAAACAGATACAAGTCACAGAAGAAATCTTTGCCAAGCTCCTGTTTGCCCGTCTCGTTGCCCACTCCTCCGAATACAAAAAAGCTTCCCTCCACAGGACCTTTACCTGCTACGGTGTGCATACGAGGATAAATGACATCGCCCGTAAATTGTATCTCTTTCCATGCTCCATGGTCGAAGTCATACTGATAAGTCAGGTTTGAATACTGATAGTTGCCATACCCACCGAAAATATAGAGCGATTGGCTTGCCTGATCGAAAAAGTAAGCATGATGGTGCAACGGATTGGAGAATTGAGGAGAAACGATACGGGTGGGCAGAGCCTTATCCGAAATAGTGGAGAAGAAAGGACTGGTTTGTCCGCCAATATCCGCTAAGTTATAGAAATAAGTCTCCTGCTTATCCGGGTTATAAATAGCCTCGCCCGAATATCCCGTTTGCGTGCCCACCGTTTCTTTGGGGTATTCGGTCAGTTTCAGCGTGTTGATGTCGAACTTACTTATATTATTATCACCTATAACTAATATCTGCCGGTCCGGTTCGTCAAACGCTATTCCGGCAGCCGCCGAACTGGTGAACGTACCTATTTCCTGCCAGAAGAACTGTTTGTTAATCTGCCACGTGGGATTGACCACTGTTCCGTGCAACTTGTTACCTGCCTCATGCACCAGCTTTCCATCCGACTCCGTGAGTGGGAACAGGAAAGAATGAGAAGCCTCATCCCGCACCATGATATTTTTAATCACCATGACAGGCACTTCTGGAATCGCCTTGATATTGGCACCGAAGATAATATTCGCCTTAGACGGATTCGGAATAGTAATACCATCGAGCGAATATTTCTGCCCGTCGATAGTCACTTCCGCTTTCTGGTGCTGAAAGTCCAGCCGCGTTTCTACATGCAGCCATTTGCGTGCACCGATAGCTTGGGGCGAGACGGGGATTTCGAGAAATTGCTTTTTATCCGAAAGGCTGTTGATGACGAATGATGAACTGCTTTTATCGCGACCGATATAAGCAAAACTATATGGTGCGGCCTTATCCTCATACACCCATATCTGTCCGAAACTCTCATGGCTAAGGATAGATAAATCGAAAGAGATCGTTACAGAATTGGTGAATGAAATATCGTTTCCACTGAATAAGTCTAAATAAGTCTGGGGAGTCTCTCTTGAAAAGAGCAGTCCTGCCCCTTTTAGCGGTTGAAAAGAAAGAGCAAATATGGCAATGAATATAAAAAACTGGTATGTTCTCTGCATAATCAAACGACGTTTTAGAAATGCGTTTCAATGCAAAGTTAGAAATTTCCCTCATGTATTCCTAATAATTCAGTTTAATTCTCTTGGGTGATTGCCTGACATCTACCTTTTTATGGAGTGATTAATGAAATAAAAAGCGCATTAATCCGAAAATTAACCCCCTTTTTTTGCTTTGAACCTATTTTTGTGTCATCGAATTGATGAATCTATAAAATACTAATTAGAACATGATGCATATTTCTTCTGACATTGCTTTCCGCCGTTCCCTTTGCCGTCCGTTCATGCTGCTTTTGGCGTGTGTTCTGTCGTTGGCTGTATGGCCTCCGCTCCGGGCACAAGAAAAACCGGTAGGGAAACACATTGGCTACAACCGCTATGGCAATCGCCTCTATCAGGTAGGAGACCAGATAGATCTCTATCCCCGGAAACAATTGGCCAAACTGTATGCCGGTCAATTTCCCACAGATGCCTTTGTGCCTTGGAGCAAGACAATTTACGACCATAAGTTCGAGATTGCCGAGCAAAAGGTACGGACGAAACATCTCGTCTACCGTTCACACGAGGGATACGATCTGGAAATGTATATTGATCTCCCTGCTTCAGGTTCCGACTTTCCGGTCCTTTTTCATATCTTCGGTGGCGGATGGACTTCTGGCACGCCTGAACGGGTGGAAGTCATTTCTAAATATTTGGCTTCCCTCGGGATAGCAGGAGTGCGGGTGGGACATTCGTTGTCCACTCATCCGGGTGCCACCATCGCACGCGCTTTTGATGATATCAACTACGCC
The DNA window shown above is from Bacteroides faecium and carries:
- a CDS encoding tetratricopeptide repeat protein, translating into MSVDTNNAEFQDALNLIQYTRQSVFLTGKAGTGKSTFLRYVCENTKKKHVVLAPTGIAAINAGGSTMHSFFKLPFYPLLPDDPNLSLQRGRIHEFFKYTKPHRKLLEQIELVIIDEISMVRADIIDAIDRILRVYSHNLREPFGGKQLLLVGDVFQLEPVVKNDEREILNRFYPTPYFFSARVFGQIDLVSIELQKVYRQTDPVFVGVLDHIRTNTAGAADLQLLNTRYGSQIEESEADMYITLATRRDTVDSINEKKLAELPGEPITFEGVIEGDFPESSLPTSQELVLKPGAQIIFIKNDFDRRWVNGTIGVIAGIDEEEETIYVITDDGKECDVKRDSWRNIRYRYNEKTKEIEEEVLGSFTQYPIRLAWAITVHKSQGLTFSRVVIDFTGGVFAGGQAYVALSRCTSLDGIQLKKPINRADVFVRPEIVNFAGRFNNRQAIDKALKQAQADVQYATAARAFDKGDMEECLEQFFRAIHSRYDIEKPVPRRFIRRKLGVINTLKEQNKKLKEQMKEQQERLRQYAHEYLLMGNECITQAHDARAALANYDKALSLDPNYVDAWIRKGITLFNNKEYFDAENCFNTAVNLHPANFKAIYNRGKLRLKTEDTEGAIADLDKATSLKPEHAGAHELFGDALLKAGKEVEAALQWRIAEELKKKRK
- a CDS encoding Cof-type HAD-IIB family hydrolase — its product is MTKALFFDIDGTLVSFETHRIPSSTIEALEAAHAKGHKIFIATGRPKAIINNLSELQDRNLIDGYITMNGAYCFVGEQVIYKSAIPQEEVKAMAAFCEKKGVPCIFVEEHNISVCQPDEMVKKIFYDFLHVNVIPTVSFEEATSKEIIQMTPFITEEEEKEIRPSIPTCEIGRWYPSFADVTAKGDTKQKGIDEIIRYFDIKLEDTMSFGDGGNDISMLRHAAIGVAMGQAKDDVKAAADYVTAPIDEDGISKAMKHFGIIE
- a CDS encoding Kelch repeat-containing protein, whose product is MQRTYQFFIFIAIFALSFQPLKGAGLLFSRETPQTYLDLFSGNDISFTNSVTISFDLSILSHESFGQIWVYEDKAAPYSFAYIGRDKSSSSFVINSLSDKKQFLEIPVSPQAIGARKWLHVETRLDFQHQKAEVTIDGQKYSLDGITIPNPSKANIIFGANIKAIPEVPVMVIKNIMVRDEASHSFLFPLTESDGKLVHEAGNKLHGTVVNPTWQINKQFFWQEIGTFTSSAAAGIAFDEPDRQILVIGDNNISKFDINTLKLTEYPKETVGTQTGYSGEAIYNPDKQETYFYNLADIGGQTSPFFSTISDKALPTRIVSPQFSNPLHHHAYFFDQASQSLYIFGGYGNYQYSNLTYQYDFDHGAWKEIQFTGDVIYPRMHTVAGKGPVEGSFFVFGGVGNETGKQELGKDFFCDLYLFDTSKHIVKKLWSRAFPDNYFIPTRGLVFDSKKGCIYLLCIDRKTTNASLHRFDVKTGEHAIVSNEIVFQTNCILSTAYLFNNPKDNELYAIIRYSEDNNPKAKISVYKLNAPPITYQELKKWNADDDNDTSRAYLYCIIGGIAFFLILSVGYYYIKRGNKKEVVVQSIPEDEASADKVNASSASQLPIDAPVSTPIKINAIYLFGDFQVFDAKGNEIAYRFGPKIKQMFVLALLHSYDGQEGISTNKLSAQLWPEKTTTSAKNIRNVTINHLRNILTDLEGVELVFSNDKWKIVYGDNFYCDYLKALSIAKTLQQVASPQEKEVKQLTGLLQRGTLLPTFVHYEWFGYIKINHDELFIRIIEKLLPIVETNNEPRKVIVLADILFSFDGMSETALVFKIKALKKLGQKVYAQSVYERFQKEYQQLYGEKYKENSFEE
- a CDS encoding alpha/beta hydrolase, with protein sequence MMHISSDIAFRRSLCRPFMLLLACVLSLAVWPPLRAQEKPVGKHIGYNRYGNRLYQVGDQIDLYPRKQLAKLYAGQFPTDAFVPWSKTIYDHKFEIAEQKVRTKHLVYRSHEGYDLEMYIDLPASGSDFPVLFHIFGGGWTSGTPERVEVISKYLASLGIAGVRVGHSLSTHPGATIARAFDDINYARQYVFQHAAEYRIDTIRYGYAGGSSGAHLSAVSALRDPGTKVLVGFAGVYDYNMFGGDDKPYFAPNTTEFKREISPASMIPVSSPAVFLGHGLGDFLVGYVQSTNFASWLAKQGLEVELHLYPYYSHAFNHPGITDMFPKLMDEVEHFLQIHL